The segment GCTACGCTCACGTTTGAGGTGCCCGATTACGAAAAATTTCCCTGCCTGAAACTGGCCATCGATGCGCTTGATGCCGGACAGACCATGCCCGCCGTTCTCAACGCCGCCAACGAAATCGCGGTGCAGGCATTTCTTGATGAACAAATCTCCTTTAAAGAAATTTCGGAAATGATTCGCATGACCATGGGCAATCACAAGAGCCGGACGGTGAATCAACTGGAAGATGTTCTGGAGGCGGATCGCTGGGCCCGGGAAGAGACTAAAAAATTGATCACCGTCGCGCATTAGCCAGCGGAGTGACAAGGGGGCTGTTTGAAATCACAGTTAACTTACAGATGGAGAATTTCCGGGGTTCGTGAGCAAAGCGATCGTCAGCCCCAGTTTCCCTCCCGTGGTGCGGGTGTCTATGTTTAGAATCGGTAACGGTTACGACGTGCACCGCCTGGTGACAGGCAGAAAACTGATCCTGGGCGGGGTGGAGATTCCGCACACGCTTGGCCTGGATGGGCATTCCGATGCCGATGCGTTGTTGCACGCGATTTGCGATGCACTGCTGGGCGCACTCGGCTGCGGCGATATCGGAAAGTATTTTCCCGACACCGACCCTGAGTGGAAGGGCGTATCCAGTCTGCTTCTGCTTAAAAAAGTCGGTGAGATGTGCGAAGAACGCGGGTTCGCCATTTCCAACATCGATTCCGTCATCGCGGCGCAAAAACCTAAAATCGCGCCCTATATTCAAGCAATGAAAAAGAATATCGCAGACAGCTTGGGCATCGACCCGGAGCAGGTCAACGTCAAGGCCACGACCACTGAGACCTTAGGCTTTGTCGGTCGGGAAGAGGGCATGGCCGCCTACGCCGTCGCCCTTTTGCAGAAAATGGATGTAACGTAGATAAAATTCAAAGAGTTGTGAAACTGTCTTCCCTGAATTTAACCCTCGACGGCCCCCAGAATAGACAGCCTCAAATTCCCCTAGCTAAGGGGTTCTCTGCGTACTTTGCGTC is part of the Nitrospinota bacterium genome and harbors:
- the ispF gene encoding 2-C-methyl-D-erythritol 2,4-cyclodiphosphate synthase, which translates into the protein MFRIGNGYDVHRLVTGRKLILGGVEIPHTLGLDGHSDADALLHAICDALLGALGCGDIGKYFPDTDPEWKGVSSLLLLKKVGEMCEERGFAISNIDSVIAAQKPKIAPYIQAMKKNIADSLGIDPEQVNVKATTTETLGFVGREEGMAAYAVALLQKMDVT